GGCATCATAATGGGGAATAGCAATCTCTTCGCTTGGTGCAATCTTATGTAGTTGATAGAGCATCCTCGCATCTACCACATCACTCTTATTGCGATTCTTAATCGTTTTTGCAAACGCAGCACTTTGAGAAGGTTTGATGATGTAACACGCAATGGCATGTTGGGCACAAAAGCGTTTCACTAACGTGCTATAACTTCCTGTAGGCTCGTAAATCCAAACAACCTCCACTGATTTACCATACCGTTTTTTCACTTTGGCGTGAAGTTGTTTTACCCCTTTGAGGCTGTTTTCAATCTCAACATCTTCATCAAATTTACCTAAATGCACTTGTAAACTTGCCTTGGAAATATCAATTCCGATATACTCACGCACAAGAACCTCCTTGAAATAAAGAAGAGTTCGTTAGTGTCGGTATCGTACCGACATGATCGTCGAACCTAAACTCTGACTCGTACAATACGGTCTGCTTTATGCGACCTTGTTTCCACTCGAGCTTTTGGGTTCGACTGCTTAACTGTCCCTCAGACTCATTTCTCATGGTCTTGGCTACTTCCAACATATCACTGAACTCTTTTGCAAATACTATCCAAAAGCTCTTTTTGAGTGGATTTTGAATGATACGAG
Above is a genomic segment from Sulfurospirillum tamanense containing:
- a CDS encoding IS110 family transposase, giving the protein MREYIGIDISKASLQVHLGKFDEDVEIENSLKGVKQLHAKVKKRYGKSVEVVWIYEPTGSYSTLVKRFCAQHAIACYIIKPSQSAAFAKTIKNRNKSDVVDARMLYQLHKIAPSEEIAIPHYDAKLETLQNYLRYYKTIMKERVLKTNQLEAALHREDELFIIRKLRSKIKALKAEEKEIITTMLELIKANKAYEERFSAMTSLKGIGNISGLVLFDLFMRYEDASSKEIVALCGLDPI